The Malaclemys terrapin pileata isolate rMalTer1 chromosome 7, rMalTer1.hap1, whole genome shotgun sequence nucleotide sequence CAGTCTTATCTGaaaggtagggccctaccaaattcctggccatgaaaaatgcgtcacggactgtgaaatctggtctttagtGTGCTTTTCTAtagagatttcacaggggagaccagcatttctccaaTTGGGGATCCTtacccaaaagggaattgcaggggggtcacaaggttattttaggggggtcgcagtactgctacccttacttctgagctgccttcagagatgggtggctggagagtggcggctgctgactgagagcccacttctgcaggcagcagtgcagaagtaagggtggcaatactataccatgccatccttacttctgtgctgctgctggcagtggctttgccttcagagctgggcttctggccagcagccgccgctctccagctgctctgaaggcagagcctccACCAGCAGCCATGTAGAAATAAGGGCAGCAGTACCGTGACCCCCTCTACAACTCctttatgggtcaggacccctacaattataacaccatgaaatttccagtttaaatagctgaaatcatgaaatttacaattttaaaaatcctgtgacGGTGAAATTGACCAGtgtggaccatgaatttggtagggccctattgatAGGCCAAGAAATGAAAGATGATGGAGACTGAACTGCCTTCTTATTCTGAGAGGACTGGGTTCTCTTGGGCCAGGGTTGAGATACAGTGGTGGGGCAGTGTAAGGGAAGCCAGCGTTGTCACTGCATCTGTTCCATGATCAAGGACTTACTGCTCCAGCACTGTTAATTACTTCTTTCATGTcatgttcacttttttaaaaagacacataaAAATACAGTAACCGGTAATGCTATTGTTAGGAATTGCACAGATGCAGCTGAGTACTGAAACTAAACTAAAACACATTTCTGCTTTCACAACAGACCCATCATCACAATCAGCATAGATTAAAACAGCTTTTGGTTTCTAACTTTAAATGGCAAAACTTTGAAACAGTTCGCTTCTGTAAAGACAAAATATGAAAAGATTCTAGGAGCTATTAATTTGCATACCAGATGCTTGAAGAACAGTGATCATTTGAAAGGCAGTTATCCCTATTAGGCACCTGGGAGatgttaaacaaaaaaataaggtGTATTAATTTTTCTCCCCTGTCTTTACAGGACACAGATCTCAAGAATGCAATATTGTAGTGACCTGATTAGTATGTGCTTTTTggggggccaggttttcaaaagtgtccactatCCATTAGTCTCACTGGAAGCTCCTGGAGGtcgagttcttttgaaaatctgtcccctttATTTTAAATGAGGACAGTTGTGCTTGTCTCTGTGAAGGGGAGTATAGTTATCAAAATGATTTTAATTTGTGATCATCTCTTTGCAGTATAGCCCAGAGCACGTGGCAGGAGCAGGAGAAGACACTGACCCTTCTGAAATCACTTTTCCAGGATGTAATTGTGTTACTGCTTCCTGCGTGGCCAACACTTGTTCGTGTCTTCGCCATGGTGAAAACTATAACAGTTCATGCATCAAATACATAGGAAGTGAAGTGGACTATACTAGgcctatttttgaatgcaatgcCATGTGCTGTTGTGGTGAGTTCTGTCAAAACAGGGTTATTCAGAGGGGTTTACAATTCAGACTTGAGGTGTTCAAGACTGTTAAGAAGGGGTGGGGTCTCCGCACACTGGAGTTCATACCTAAAGGAAGATTTGTGTGTGAATATGCTGGTGAAGTTCTATGCTTCCGTGAGGCATGTAGAAGAATACAGGCACAGACACCAGAGGATTCAAACTATATTATAGCTGTGAGGGAACACTTGTATGATGGACAGATCATAGAGACATTTGTTGATCCTATGAATACAGGAAACGTAGGCAGGTTCCTGAACCATTCTTGTGAGCCAAATTTATTTATGGTTCCTGTCCGAATTGACTCACTGGTGCCCAAACTGGcactttttgctgctgctgctatctctGCTGGAGAAGAACTTTCATATGATTATTCTGGAAGATTTCTTAATGTACCGCTAATCAAAAGAGAGCAGGAAATGTTGGAGGAAGATGATGTAATGAAAAAACCCTGTTACTGTGGTGCTAAATCATGTGTTGGGTTTTTACCGTATGATAGCTCTCTGTGCTATACACCAGGCAAACAAACTTTTGGCAAAGTTTCTCaaggaaacagctgtgcataggGATTCAAAAAGATTGACATCAGTGAATATAGCATCTATTGTCAGATGTGCCTAGACAAAAATTGAATGAGATTCCTTTGCCCGGCCACCCAAAAAAATAACCATAGGTCCCCCAtcccacatatacacacaccaaCAGCTACAGCAAGGATAGAAATATAATGGCATGatgtgggagggggaaatgggaaaTGCCATTCCACTTAGCTTCAAGTGAAAAGTTAAATGACTAATTAGGACTACAGGCAAAGTGTAGGAAGTAATTGTTATGTACACTATAATCTTACACAGTTAGAGGCATTTGGCCTTCATCTGTACATTTCACAGTACACTCAGGACACTGAACCCATAACCTTACATCTCAGTAAGGGTTAATACTTAACACATAGGTGAAGGAGAAGTCAAAGCAGAGGCACTGATGGTGCAAAATAAACAGAAGCTAAGGCAGGTGTAAAGTGCTGCAGATGAGTATGTTAGATAGTATATTCAAAAggggaaaatgctgttttcaggAGAGGAGATTGCAATCTGCCTTATTGCTCTGACTGTTAGAGCCAGCCTTGGACAAAAGCCAAGACAGAGTTCCTGACAATATCCTCAAATAACATGCTGAACAATCTCCTGTACTCTCACCTTGATTCCAGGTGGATGATACAAGAGATAGCTAAACGGGTGACCTACTGCCACAGCTAACCTTTTCCTGTTAAAACAAGAAAGCTTAGGATAACTTGCCACAGCTCAAAGATTTTGATAAGGCCTGTTTCAGTGAACAGTGAGGTATATAGAAACAGATTGAATTAGAATGGTAGGTGCAGAAAAGTGGGAATTTGGGGAGATGAGTTAGATAAGGGAAAAAATCACTTGAGAATTAAAGCTTGAGAAAAAAATCAAGATGACAGGTGCAAATTAACAGTGGCATTTACAAAGGTGGCacccgtttttgtttttttaaactgtgtgcaTTAATAGCTCCTGCAAACTAAAACTATTTAAAACATGAATTCCTTGCCTGTTCTGGAGCCTGTTTGAAAATTAGGCCTCGCTTATAGCTATAGCTGAGCCCCTCCTATTTCATGACCAACTTTTACAGAAAAATATTAAGTAAAAtgcattccctcctccccatctttTGCCAGCTCTTCCTACTTACCCCTCTTGACTGTAACTGGGTAGGGAGCTAATTCTGTTCCATGAACACTTGACGTTGCATTTTCTCCTCTGTTCCCTGAAATGGACTCTGTACCCCAGGCCTTCTCTGTgatcattctaattttttttctgaactggCTCCATCTCAAGGCATAGGCTTAGTTAGCCACAAGAGGGCACCAATTTAGATGTATAGTCATCCCTTCGAAATAGCATGCATCACCTCAATGATGCTTCCAACTGATGTTGGCAAAATAACTGAAGGAGTGGGCAGAAAATCCAAATTCCATTCTGCGGAGTAGCACAATACACTACCTGTGTGTCTGGCAAAACAGACGGAAGTGGTAGATGCTAATATACAACACCTTTACGAACAAGCATCTGTTTCTGCACTGTTCAACAGatgggagagagaagagggggatttgttttgtttaatattagTCCTTTCATGCATAGTCAGATGTTTTATTGTTagcctctttttttcctctcaaaCCAAATTGGTTTCTGCCTCTGGTTATAAGGAACAGGGAagcagagttttgccattgcAGATAGGAGGGATAGTGGTGCTTAGAAGATACATAAAGTAATGGCTACACTTTCCAACTAAAAACTACAAAATGTTTAACAGTACGAGTTAAGAAAGTTGCTAGTTTTAGGCCAGTTGTTGTGGACAAGTGACTGtcacaaaaaaaaatccactagtgCTATTACTGATTTTCATCAGTCCATAACCATTTGATGGTGTCAGAGTACCTCCTCTCTTTCTCCCTTAGAAATGATTGCTTCTGCTAGCGGTGTATGGTGGAGGTCTACGTAAGAGAAACTTCCTATTTGTTGCTGTCCTGAATAAGTAAAGGGCTGAAAAGGTGGCAACCAACTCACCTATCCCAGGAGATGAAATGCACAATCACTTAGCACTTCCATTTTGGGGGGCGCGGGGGCAGAAGGAATCTTATTGTAAGTAAGCGGGATATTCCAATTGAATTTCTGTCACACCTAGTTCTTTAATTTTGAGATTAACATTTTTATGCATGAGGCATCTGCACAAAAGAACCACTCTCGCCCCATCCTAAAATTGATCTTAACTGGACATTCCAGATGGAAGGGTTGAAAATGTAGAACATGGAAGATGTTTTAGAGCCCAGGAAAAGACCATACTTTGTTCCTTTTTGGCAGTTAGGCCCCAATCGGGGTAGAGTTACTCACATACCCTAGTTTAGAAAGGGAAAAGGGTCTCTCACTCCTTTCCTGTAATTCCATACAGTCTTTGGTTGTAGCATGCTTTAAGTCCAGTCTGTTTCAGTCGGGCTAGTTTAAAGATTTAGTGTTCCTCTACTATCTTCTACCCCCAGTTTCCAGTGTTTCCCCCCTAAGATCATACCACTGGGAAACAGACACTACCTTTGCAGTAAAATTTGAAAGGCAAGTAGATTCATCTATGCATTGCTTAGTTCTGACTGCTGGACTagcttatttttaatgttttgtcatGCTGTTGGGTGGTGAGGTGGTACAACATAGATTAATCAATTAAAGTCGGTTTCTGAGACCAGGATGGATGGGTCAGTTGCTAGTGGATCAaatttaattataattaaaaaaaaaaaaatctaaacctgCATTTTACAACACAGAAAGATCCATTCAGTCCATAAAAATTATTTCAATGTATGCTTTCTGTAATACAATATGTACTCTGTGGCTCACTTACTGTCTTGTTCAACTTACTGAGTAACTCATGTTATCGTAATTCACTGTACACTGTGTTTATTAAATATCACAAAGTGTTCAAAACGTATATGTCTGTCCACTAACTTTGTAAACAAATCTGCTTTATTCAGGTACTTTGGAGTACTTGCTGGTAAAGTATTGCAATGGTGGAGCACCTTCAGCAAAGTGGCTACTGTTTTTCTGCAGTGACTCAGAAGCAATATTGCACATTCACATTTTGATTTTCAGCAGTAAGAGGATGGCGTGAATGGTTCCACACCATGCAAACATTTCACAGTAGGATAAGGAATACAATTCTATGAAACTAGTTTCAGTTCCACATGCTGCTACTTTTCTAACTGGAAAAGATGGTCAGTGACAACACCCTTCACAATCTGTTCCTGTAAGTCCTGGACATTTGAGAAACAACCAGTGAGGGGGCCACTTATGCCAAACACTTAAGGAAAGAACACTAAGAGTAGATGTTATTAAAAGGTAGTTCTGTGtctgtttaattttttgtttttatgtccCATGCTGCTGAGTGAGACACTATTGTACTTTTAAGTTTGTAAGAAGTATGTATTTCCACTCATACTATTTGTCCTGTTGGAGCAGTCAGCACCTAAACAGTTAATTTAAATACACATTCTAATTTGCTACCCTTGTTTTTCTGAAGGGTGTTGGCCAAATAGCACCTCCAGTGACAAAATGCACCTTCACTGTTTTCCAGCTGTTAGTTTGCAAAAGGAGTATCTCATCCACCCATCTTGGAAAGGGAAGAGCTTTGGTTTTGCTCACTGTTATTGAGGTGCCAGTCTTTCCCTAGTTTCCCATTTTGACAACCCACACCCTCCCTAAAGCCCAAATCAAGCCACCTACAATTTCACTTTTGTCAAAGAAAGACAATTAGATCTTGTGCTAGGATCACATTTTTATGCAAAGTTTGGAGTAATGCACAGAAGCCATCCAAGACGagataggattaaaaaaaatcgaATGCCTAAGGCCAAAGGATCCTATTGGTATTACATTGTTTcaactttttaaacaatattaaaaataaagtccCCAAATCATAAGTTTTATCAGTGTAGCTGTAAGTGACATGAATGTATCTTCTATCCTAACGAGGAGTTGAATGAACGTATTTTTGCATTTCTAAAGTGCCTTTCAGCCAAGGATACCCAAGCGTAAGGCTTCAAGTGTTGCCAGAGAGCACCCTATTGCCAGAAGTCAGGCCCCAAACAAAAGAAACACTGCACAAATGAGAAACAATGTGATCATTTTTTCCCATTCAGTAGCCACAACTGGCTCTCTTGGCTAGCTGCATCCAAGACAATGAAACAAAACGTACAAGGGTGTTGCTATAGTTCCCAGACAGTTGGCATGTGTTTATTGTGTGTGTGGCAAGGGCTGTTTTTGCTTTTGCACATTGCTGTCTTACTTGGCAGGCCAAATTTGGGAAAACCATGTGCCACAACGGAAAGACTAAGGAGCTGTCTAATCTTATCATAACAGTGCAACCACTGCCTGTTTCAGAGCACTAGTTCAGTAAATGTGATATAGCAGACAGAGGAAGtgtcctttcattttatttgttacatGTCTCCATTGTTTTTCCTTATCAGCATTAGATCCCATTACTTTAGCTAATAATCCTTTTCTGGGAGGGGACCacttcccaatttaaaaaaaaaaaggccattgTAAGCATAGTAGAGCTTTTCTGTTTTGTAGGGAAGTGTGTGTACACAGTCAGCCAACAGTCTAGTAATATGAACTAATCCCTCTAGCTTATTTTCCATACAGTTGAGGATTGATGTATAAAGCTGCTGTTACAGAAGATATGTAGATTGCTCTCCTTGGTCAGATTGGCTTTCTGTAATGTTGGCTATCAGATATATTACTTGctaaataagatgaaattaacAGGGGCATGGATGCTTTAAAACAGAAGgcattttgttttgagttttccCCACCTTCAAGAAGAAAGATGTAGATAAGGCTTTGATGTAATTCATGAACATATTAAGCAGTAAACTAAATGCTCTGTGCATGCTCAACTAACCCTGGGTGTGTTTCCTCTCCACAATTTGACAGCCTATAGTCATAACATTTGTGCAGAGGTAGCTTGTAGTACATGTACTATCTGAGGACAGATACATTAACTTCCATAAACCAACAGTGatgctttatttttcttatgATGAGGACTTTGTTTTGGAACTGAATCATTACTTGATGCTGATGAGGGGCCAAGGAAATTTGATTGCTCTTTGCTGGACTGTCTTCACACACATTTCACTGCTGGATTTTCACCTTAGTCTCACCCTATTCTATAAGCATATCTCCCAACTTTGGTTGGGGAGAATGACTTAAGTGGGTTTTACAGGTGATTAGAATTACAACTGAAGCTAGAGATAGATTGGAGATCATATCTAATGATTCACTTTTGTCATTTCTATAGGTATGTTAACCCTAAAAGCTCTGTTCTTAGATTTTGAGCTTATGGTTTTGCTCATGACTGGCACTCTGGTAACAGCGATTAATACCTTAATCTCTTAGTTGAATAAGGTTTGGATTTCTCTTAGGAAAAATCTACATCTCAGGAGAAATTCCACAGATTCTGTATCCTCATCTGTAATATGGTTTCatctaaatattaaaaaaaaaaaacacagcactTAATAAGACTTCAAGCTCTACTTTTTGGTGCAGAGAAGTCTTTCTTTTTCTCCTAAAATGGCATCCTGCCTATCACTTTTAGCTGGTATATTTGAACATCCAAATTAAAAGAAAGTCCAATCTACCTCCTCTTCCTCACTGTAAACAACTTCTATAATATTCTGAAAGCACTGTATTTTCATCCCTTAAGATTAGATGGGCTTTCAAGATCAATTGCACGGCTTCCAATTATTCTCTTGTTGTGAATATATTTGGCAAGGCTCCAAATACTTGGGAAAGTGTAAATTCAAAATGCATTACTGCCATCTTAAATCTGCATTATTGGCACTGAACCAGAGCACATGGCTGAGTCTTGTATCTACatgtaattgtattttttttcccctcttttagtCCTGGACAGTTGATCTTTGTTTCTGGTGAGAGTGACCCAGAGACTCGAGatatatgtacagtaactcctcacttaaagtcattccggttaatgttgtttcattgttacgttgcggATCAATTAgcgaacatgcttgtttaaagttgcgcaatgctcccttacaacattgtttggcagccgcctgctttgtccactgcttggaGAAAGAGCAGGCCGGTGgtgctagctggtgggggctaggaaccagggtggactggcagcctccccgccccccatcagctccctgctcctctaagttccctgtgtggcagccgccgAGCAGACTATCAATTGCCAGCAAGTCAGTTGTCCCTCACCCCCGCCgccgccatgtgctgctcctgccctctgccttggagctgctcccgggagcctcctgcttgcttggagggggagggaggaagaggggagaaaggaggagggcTAATGTAGGGTGACTCCCTCCCCCCTGGTCCTGCCTACCCCATCTCCGTAGAgcggtggcagggggagggggaagagagagacacacaacagggctcaggatggagggagcctgctgccaacagctgcagtctcaacttgctgatctacttaaaaaggcaatgtacttcgAGTGGGGTCAtggtacttaaaggggcaatgcgcatgcACAcgcacgcatacacacacacacacacacacacacacacacacggtgtgtggcTCTTGTctaccatgctgtctcccctccctccattagtgctgccttgtagagtgtgaggctacattaacaaccatgtgttaacccttgagggctcagccaagtgctagttcatcatttagcagtaaggcattccctggaaaatattcCCACCCTCTAACTCCAGAACCTCacccaagcttcacaatcatcattgctgtgtacagtattaaactatttatatatacacacatagtataattttaaacatatagtctcttgtctggtgaaaaaaatttccctgaaacctaactcccccatttacattaattcttatggggaaattggattcgcttgaagtcgcatttttcaggaacataactacaacgtgaagcgaggagttactgtactttcaAAAGATTCAAAACTAAAGAATTTGCTAGACCACTATCAAAGTAGTACATTGGCATTTGGTCCCAATAACTTTTATGACAAGTAAGTGTTAAGTGACAAAAACATAGATCTTTGCTGTACCACAGCATTGCAGCTGCCTTCCTTGATTGAATAAAGGCTACTAgaatgcactctctctctctttctctctctctcgaaaAAGACTGAAAAAAGATTAAAGTGCATTCTCCCTCAACTGCATCTCTACTTAACGGCTACAGAGTTTTCAGTCTAATCCTATGAATTGCATGTAAGGTTTTCAAATAGTAAATATCCAATAAGTAAGATTTCTGAAGACTGTGTGTTATAAATCGTATCAATCTGTCCAAATAGAGCCTGTTCCTCCTACGATTAGGCCCTCCACAAAATCTGATCTGCCGATTCACTGTTCAATGTGGACTTTAATAATGGATCAAATCCAAACACCTCAAAAGGCCAAGAGTTTGGATTCCAACCCTTAGTGCAGTAATGTTCATCTATGGTTTTGAGGACCCCCTTAAATAGAGGTGGGGGGGGTTGATACACATTTTTGGTTTGGGCTCAATCACAAATTCCTTCCTTTCAATAAGAAAACTTGTTATAAATGGTCAGATTTTACATTTAGGGGCCTTATGTTGCAAACTCTGAGTGGGTGGACACCTGTGCACTCACTGAGTCCCATAAACTTCAATGGGCTTCACACAGGGGCTCCTTGCTGAGTCAGGATACTTTAAGACTGTCTAAAAGAACTGTAAAACTAGTCAGATTCTGCAGACAAAGTGATACCATTTAGGCCatgattcagtaaagcacttaaaacatgtgcttaatttctagtacatgcttaagttccactgaagtcacaagtgctttgctgaatcagggcaatAATACTTCTCTGATAGCCAGGAACCTGGGGGAACCCTATCAGTGCCCAGGGATGATTTTCGTTAGAAATACAAGTGGTTTAGTTATAAcattaatccttttttttttttttttttttgggggggggggggggagagacagattgCAACCCTCTGGGATTAATTCTTTCAGCTGAATAGCTGTAAGTAGTATTTCTGTAGAATTGCTGATTGAAAGTTGGATGTTCTCATGATACTCTAAGGGGAAAATTTTTCAAATTTAACTTTTGTTAAAGTTGTAAACAAATTCGGGAGGTTTTAATC carries:
- the LOC128841231 gene encoding histone-lysine N-methyltransferase SETMAR; this encodes MSLGSQSEWRAVGFVAMATVAGPRPRLAEGSMAVTPRARERDLSRGLESLPVSVGPPSEEPPAFQYSPEHVAGAGEDTDPSEITFPGCNCVTASCVANTCSCLRHGENYNSSCIKYIGSEVDYTRPIFECNAMCCCGEFCQNRVIQRGLQFRLEVFKTVKKGWGLRTLEFIPKGRFVCEYAGEVLCFREACRRIQAQTPEDSNYIIAVREHLYDGQIIETFVDPMNTGNVGRFLNHSCEPNLFMVPVRIDSLVPKLALFAAAAISAGEELSYDYSGRFLNVPLIKREQEMLEEDDVMKKPCYCGAKSCVGFLPYDSSLCYTPGKQTFGKVSQGNSCA